The Winogradskyella schleiferi genome has a window encoding:
- the kduI gene encoding 5-dehydro-4-deoxy-D-glucuronate isomerase — translation MSKYNTRYASSPQAVKNYDTQELRNEFLIQNVLKKDTIEWVYTHYDRFMVAGVVPVSKSVNLETIDPLKANFFLERRELGIINIGDAGSVSVDGTIYNLEHKEALYVGQGNNEVVFSSKSSENPAKFYLNSTPAHKAFPNKKIGTDDVEVIELGSPETANARTLRKYIVNSVVDVCQLQMGMTTIKVGSSWNTMPAHVHDRRMEVYFYFEVPEDQAVCHFMGQPHETRHIWMADGEAVISPPWSIHSGSGTSNYSFIWGMAGENLDYGDMDVCNINELR, via the coding sequence ATGTCAAAATACAATACAAGATACGCGTCCAGTCCACAAGCTGTAAAAAATTACGATACTCAAGAATTACGAAATGAGTTCCTAATTCAAAACGTACTTAAAAAAGATACTATAGAATGGGTGTACACCCATTATGACAGATTTATGGTAGCAGGTGTTGTGCCTGTATCTAAATCTGTTAATTTAGAAACAATAGACCCTCTAAAAGCAAACTTTTTTTTAGAACGAAGAGAACTCGGCATCATAAATATTGGTGATGCAGGCAGTGTGTCGGTTGATGGAACAATTTACAATCTAGAACATAAAGAAGCACTTTATGTTGGGCAAGGGAATAATGAAGTCGTTTTTTCGAGTAAATCTTCGGAAAATCCAGCCAAATTTTACCTAAATTCAACACCAGCTCACAAAGCATTTCCAAATAAAAAAATTGGAACGGATGACGTAGAGGTCATTGAATTAGGTTCACCCGAAACAGCAAATGCCAGAACATTAAGAAAGTATATTGTAAATAGCGTGGTAGATGTTTGCCAGTTGCAAATGGGAATGACTACCATAAAAGTTGGAAGTAGCTGGAACACAATGCCAGCACATGTGCATGACAGACGAATGGAAGTCTATTTCTATTTTGAAGTACCGGAAGACCAAGCTGTTTGTCATTTTATGGGACAACCACATGAAACACGTCATATTTGGATGGCTGATGGCGAAGCCGTGATTTCTCCACCATGGTCAATTCATTCAGGTTCAGGAACATCAAACTATTCCTTTATTTGGGGAATGGCAGGCGAAAATTTGGATTATGGAGATATGGACGTTTGTAATATCAATGAATTAAGATAA
- a CDS encoding gluconate 5-dehydrogenase yields MSINLFDLSGKVALITGGTHGLGMAMAMGLGNAGVTLVINGASSKDKLDKAVAEYKSMGLNAYGYLFDVTKEDQVIQNIKQIEDEVGVIDILVNNAGIIKRTPLEDMEVDDFEQVLKVDLVSPFIMSKHVIKGMIKRREGKIINICSMMSELGRNTVAAYAAAKGGLKMLTKNMATEWSKHNIQVNGIGPGYFATSQTAPIRVDGHPFNEFIISRTPAGRWGNPEDLQGAAIFLASKASDFVSGQIVYVDGGILATIGKPSNED; encoded by the coding sequence ATGTCAATAAACTTATTTGACTTATCGGGAAAAGTAGCCTTAATTACTGGCGGAACACATGGATTAGGTATGGCAATGGCTATGGGTCTAGGAAATGCTGGTGTTACTTTAGTGATAAATGGTGCGTCTTCAAAAGATAAATTGGATAAAGCAGTAGCAGAATACAAATCAATGGGACTAAACGCTTATGGTTATTTGTTTGATGTCACCAAAGAGGATCAAGTGATTCAAAATATAAAACAAATTGAAGATGAAGTTGGTGTTATAGATATTCTTGTTAATAATGCTGGAATTATAAAAAGAACACCTTTGGAGGACATGGAAGTTGACGATTTTGAGCAGGTTTTAAAAGTGGATTTAGTCAGTCCTTTTATCATGTCTAAGCACGTCATCAAGGGCATGATTAAAAGAAGAGAGGGTAAAATTATAAATATTTGCTCTATGATGAGTGAACTGGGAAGAAACACCGTAGCGGCTTACGCAGCGGCTAAAGGAGGCTTAAAAATGCTCACCAAGAACATGGCCACAGAATGGTCTAAACATAATATCCAAGTGAATGGTATTGGCCCAGGATATTTTGCGACAAGTCAAACGGCACCAATACGTGTTGATGGCCATCCGTTTAATGAATTTATTATTAGTAGAACACCAGCAGGACGATGGGGAAACCCAGAAGATTTGCAAGGCGCTGCCATTTTCTTAGCTTCAAAAGCTAGCGATTTTGTCAGCGGTCAAATTGTATACGTCGATGGTGGCATATTAGCAACTATAGGAAAACCTTCTAACGAAGACTAA
- the uxaC gene encoding glucuronate isomerase, protein MSKHFIHDNFLLENKYAEELYHNYSKNQPIIDYHNHLPPQEILDDKIYNNLTKVWINGDHYKWRAMRTLGVDEKYITGNATDKEKFMQWAKTVPYTMRNPLYHWTHLELARYFNVHDLLNEKSAEKIYESTSEKLSSSDYSCRNLLRKVNAELVCTTEDPTDNLAHHKQLANSDFEIKVSTAFRPDKAILIANEGYDNYIKDLGKEADINIESYTDLKDALRSRIEYFDANGCKLCDHGLNQISFEKFTDNEVETIFKKKIEGGTLSKEEVLKFETAILLFLSETYNEFGWVQQFHLGALRNNNQRMHTILGPDTGWDSIGDYSQAEKLSAFLNTLDGKDKLTKTIIYNLNPADNEVMATMIGNFNDGSVKGKVQFGSGWWFLDQKDGMTKQLNALSNMGLISCFIGMLTDSRSFLSFPRHEYFRRILCNLLGDEIKRGELPKEEMEWIGKMVADISYNNAKAYFKF, encoded by the coding sequence ATGAGTAAACATTTTATACACGATAATTTTTTACTAGAAAATAAATATGCTGAAGAGTTATATCACAATTACTCAAAGAATCAGCCTATAATAGATTATCATAACCATTTACCACCACAAGAAATTCTAGACGATAAGATATACAATAATTTAACTAAAGTATGGATCAATGGTGACCATTATAAATGGCGAGCCATGCGTACTTTGGGTGTTGATGAAAAGTATATCACTGGTAATGCAACTGACAAGGAAAAGTTTATGCAATGGGCAAAAACAGTGCCTTATACGATGAGGAATCCATTGTATCACTGGACCCATTTAGAATTAGCAAGATATTTCAATGTACATGATTTGTTAAACGAAAAGTCTGCTGAGAAAATTTATGAATCTACGTCAGAAAAACTAAGTAGTAGTGATTATAGCTGTAGAAATTTACTGCGTAAAGTGAATGCCGAATTGGTGTGTACAACTGAAGATCCAACGGATAATTTAGCACATCACAAACAATTAGCAAATAGTGATTTCGAAATAAAAGTAAGTACAGCTTTCAGACCCGATAAAGCAATTTTAATTGCGAATGAAGGTTACGATAATTATATCAAAGACTTAGGAAAAGAAGCTGATATTAATATTGAAAGTTATACAGATTTAAAAGATGCTTTACGAAGTAGAATTGAATATTTCGATGCCAATGGTTGTAAATTATGTGATCATGGTCTAAATCAAATATCATTTGAAAAATTTACCGACAATGAAGTTGAAACTATTTTCAAAAAGAAAATAGAAGGAGGTACACTTTCAAAAGAAGAAGTCTTAAAATTTGAAACGGCAATCTTGTTATTCTTGTCAGAAACCTATAACGAATTTGGTTGGGTACAACAATTTCATTTGGGAGCTTTAAGAAATAATAATCAGAGAATGCACACTATTTTAGGACCAGATACAGGTTGGGATTCTATTGGAGATTATTCGCAAGCTGAGAAATTATCTGCTTTTTTGAATACGCTGGATGGCAAGGATAAATTAACTAAAACAATAATTTATAATCTAAATCCAGCTGATAATGAAGTTATGGCAACCATGATTGGGAATTTCAATGACGGCAGTGTAAAAGGAAAAGTGCAATTCGGTTCGGGTTGGTGGTTTTTAGATCAAAAAGATGGAATGACCAAACAACTAAACGCGTTATCAAATATGGGTTTAATTAGCTGTTTTATTGGTATGTTAACAGATTCCCGTAGCTTCTTGTCATTTCCACGACACGAATATTTTAGAAGAATTCTCTGTAATCTTTTAGGAGATGAAATTAAACGAGGCGAATTACCTAAAGAAGAAATGGAATGGATTGGTAAAATGGTAGCGGATATTAGTTACAACAATGCCAAGGCCTATTTTAAATTCTAA
- a CDS encoding TRAP transporter substrate-binding protein, with amino-acid sequence MRFKIILLVILLLGMASCKKVEGPEVLYLGHTLPQTHPVHKGMLEFQKALEKKSKGTLKVKIFPDGQLGSERELLELLQIGSVAATKVSAATLSNFVPEYNILSIPYLFRNNEHQFNVLEGPIGKSILEKGSKFWLRGLCYYDAGSRSFYTSKKAIRSPEDLKGLKIRVQNNQMGINMVNTMGGDATPLAYGELYTAIQQGVVDGAENNPPSFVSSNHYEISKYYTLDEHSSVPDVLLIGTKYWDKLSEEQRVWVQEAADESAQAQKKFWQESVEESMKVAKDWGVEIIIPDKSLFAEKSKSVVEKFVEEYPEMAEIVNQIKNDNYE; translated from the coding sequence ATGAGATTTAAAATAATTCTCTTAGTAATTCTTCTTTTAGGTATGGCCTCTTGCAAAAAAGTAGAGGGTCCTGAGGTACTTTATTTAGGACATACTTTGCCTCAAACACATCCTGTGCATAAGGGTATGTTGGAGTTTCAAAAGGCCTTAGAAAAAAAATCTAAAGGTACCTTAAAGGTTAAGATTTTTCCTGATGGCCAATTAGGATCAGAAAGAGAATTATTAGAATTATTGCAAATAGGCAGCGTAGCGGCAACAAAAGTGAGTGCTGCCACGCTATCTAATTTTGTACCTGAGTACAATATTTTAAGCATACCTTATTTATTTAGAAATAATGAACATCAATTTAATGTTTTAGAAGGGCCAATTGGAAAATCCATACTAGAAAAAGGCTCTAAATTTTGGCTGAGAGGTTTATGTTACTATGATGCTGGAAGCAGAAGTTTTTATACCAGTAAAAAAGCGATAAGATCACCAGAAGATTTAAAAGGCTTAAAAATTAGAGTCCAAAATAATCAAATGGGAATTAATATGGTTAATACAATGGGCGGAGATGCCACACCTTTAGCCTACGGAGAATTGTATACAGCTATTCAACAAGGTGTTGTCGATGGCGCAGAAAATAATCCACCGTCTTTCGTATCCTCTAACCATTATGAAATCAGTAAGTATTATACGTTAGATGAGCATTCTTCAGTTCCAGATGTGCTTTTAATTGGTACTAAATATTGGGACAAATTATCCGAAGAGCAACGTGTTTGGGTACAGGAAGCAGCAGACGAATCTGCCCAAGCTCAAAAAAAGTTTTGGCAAGAATCTGTTGAGGAATCTATGAAGGTGGCCAAAGATTGGGGCGTTGAAATTATAATTCCCGACAAATCCTTGTTTGCAGAGAAATCAAAATCTGTAGTTGAGAAATTTGTAGAAGAGTATCCTGAAATGGCCGAAATTGTTAATCAAATCAAGAATGACAACTATGAGTAA
- a CDS encoding TRAP transporter small permease: protein MSKSKFVFNKVNKTLEWFLIIIFALLVLDVLFQVFSRYLLGRSFTWTEEFARFALIWMTILGAAYLNAKKEHLSMDFLYEKMSVANKRKTSILIEVFIFLFALIVMVIGGLNLVYTTLHLEQLSGTLRIPLGYVYAVLPFSGFLIMCFSIYHISGTYSNKNMS, encoded by the coding sequence ATGAGTAAGTCTAAATTTGTTTTTAATAAGGTTAATAAAACCTTAGAGTGGTTTTTGATTATCATTTTTGCACTGTTAGTCTTAGATGTTTTATTTCAAGTGTTTTCGAGATATCTTTTGGGCAGATCGTTTACTTGGACTGAAGAATTTGCGAGGTTCGCTTTAATCTGGATGACCATTTTAGGTGCTGCATATCTCAACGCTAAAAAAGAACATTTATCAATGGACTTTTTATATGAAAAAATGTCTGTTGCCAATAAAAGAAAAACGTCTATTCTCATCGAGGTATTCATCTTCCTTTTTGCACTTATCGTTATGGTAATAGGTGGGTTGAATTTGGTTTACACTACATTACATTTAGAACAATTATCAGGGACTTTAAGAATACCTCTGGGCTATGTATATGCGGTATTACCTTTTAGTGGTTTTTTAATTATGTGCTTTTCAATTTATCACATATCAGGTACTTATTCTAATAAAAATATGAGCTAA
- a CDS encoding TRAP transporter large permease codes for MSIEIISIIVLFVSFFTLLLLKVPVAYSIGISTTLSLLLNIDKMPGLTTIAQRMTTGIDSFALLAIPFFVLAGEIMKQGGIANRLINFAKSLVASLPGGLAYVNVLASMLFGAISGSAVAAASAIGSIMTDRMEEEGYPRALSASVNITSSTTGLLIPPSNILIVYALASGGTASVAALFIAGYLPGILLGFAIMGYIAFITISKGYARGKRATLYEVWTYFRKAFFSLSLLVIVVGGIVAGIFTATEASVIAVLYAAILSLIYGDMKMKDMPQILLSSAKTTAVVMFLICTSMAMSWLFSFEGIPEMISSFLLESLSNKFAIFLAINIILLIIGTFMDMTPAVLIFTPIFLPVVTTLGMDPVHFGIVIVLNLCIGICTPPVGTLLFVGSGVANVSVTKVIRSLLPFLAIMVAVLMIISFIPEISMFLPRLFGL; via the coding sequence ATGAGTATAGAAATAATAAGTATTATCGTTTTATTTGTGAGTTTCTTTACGCTTTTATTATTAAAAGTTCCTGTAGCTTATAGCATCGGAATTTCAACAACTCTTAGTTTATTGTTGAATATTGATAAAATGCCAGGCTTAACAACCATAGCCCAACGAATGACTACAGGTATCGATAGTTTTGCCCTATTAGCAATACCATTTTTTGTATTAGCAGGTGAGATTATGAAACAAGGCGGTATTGCCAATCGACTTATTAATTTTGCAAAATCATTGGTCGCCAGTCTTCCTGGTGGATTGGCTTATGTCAATGTATTGGCATCCATGCTATTTGGAGCTATTTCTGGTTCTGCTGTTGCCGCTGCTTCTGCTATTGGGTCAATTATGACCGATAGAATGGAAGAGGAGGGCTATCCTAGAGCTTTAAGTGCATCTGTAAATATCACATCATCAACAACCGGTTTATTAATTCCACCGAGTAATATTTTAATAGTTTATGCCTTAGCCAGTGGAGGAACTGCCTCAGTAGCGGCTTTATTTATTGCCGGTTATTTACCAGGCATACTTTTAGGCTTTGCTATAATGGGCTATATAGCGTTTATTACTATCAGTAAAGGTTACGCAAGAGGAAAACGTGCAACCCTTTATGAAGTTTGGACGTATTTTAGAAAAGCATTCTTTAGTTTATCATTACTAGTCATTGTTGTCGGAGGAATCGTAGCTGGAATTTTTACCGCTACAGAGGCCTCAGTAATAGCAGTATTGTACGCCGCAATATTATCATTGATTTATGGTGATATGAAAATGAAGGATATGCCACAAATTTTGTTATCTAGCGCCAAAACTACAGCTGTCGTCATGTTTTTAATTTGTACATCTATGGCGATGTCTTGGCTATTCTCTTTTGAAGGGATTCCGGAAATGATCAGCTCCTTTTTATTAGAGTCATTAAGTAACAAGTTTGCGATCTTTTTAGCTATTAATATTATTTTATTAATAATAGGAACGTTTATGGACATGACTCCAGCGGTATTAATATTTACACCAATATTCTTACCAGTTGTAACGACTTTAGGAATGGATCCTGTTCATTTTGGAATCGTCATTGTACTAAATTTATGTATAGGGATTTGTACTCCTCCAGTAGGTACGCTTCTATTTGTAGGTAGTGGTGTGGCCAATGTTTCTGTCACCAAAGTTATACGGTCATTATTACCCTTCTTAGCCATTATGGTTGCAGTATTAATGATAATATCTTTTATACCAGAAATTTCAATGTTTTTACCAAGACTTTTTGGTTTATAA
- a CDS encoding tagaturonate reductase, with product MTQLKNKKQVLNRANLASEEKLPIKVVQFGEGNFLRAFVDYAIQQLNKAVDFNAGVAVVQPIERGMVDVLNDQDGLCTLFLKGIQKGQEIQEKELITNIVKGINPYTDFQHYLDLAKEDALQFIISNTTESGIAFVESDTMDMQPPSSFPAKLTLLLHERFNHFGGAEEKGVTIIPCELINHNSETLKETLLKYASLWNLSNEFIQWLNTSCSFHSTLVDRIVPGYPKDDIDAYKAQLDYEDNLIVAAEVFFLWVIEGGEDLKKKLPFHKTNLDVKIVDDMQPYRTRKVRILNGAHTSMVPFSLLYGNETVKETVDNAFTGAFVNKAIFEEINDVLPMDKNELDSFAEAILDRFRNPFIKHKLADIALNSISKFKVRVLPSLLEFESKNRKLPTNLTFAFACLIRFYKGTWQGKDLPINDGEDIVDNFKSIWKHKDYNVIANRVLANQDYWGEDLTKVKNLSTAIAFALAEMDSNGIEFGYENFSKKY from the coding sequence ATGACACAATTAAAAAATAAGAAACAAGTTTTAAACAGAGCAAATTTAGCTTCTGAAGAAAAACTGCCAATTAAAGTGGTTCAGTTTGGAGAAGGCAACTTTTTGAGAGCATTTGTAGATTATGCCATTCAACAATTAAATAAAGCAGTAGATTTTAACGCAGGAGTAGCAGTTGTACAGCCTATTGAGAGAGGAATGGTAGATGTGCTGAACGATCAGGATGGGCTTTGCACCTTGTTTTTAAAAGGGATTCAAAAAGGTCAAGAAATTCAAGAAAAGGAGTTAATCACCAATATTGTAAAAGGCATTAATCCTTATACAGATTTTCAACACTATTTAGATTTAGCAAAAGAAGATGCGCTTCAGTTTATTATTTCCAATACCACAGAGTCAGGAATAGCTTTTGTTGAAAGTGATACAATGGATATGCAACCGCCAAGTTCATTTCCTGCCAAATTAACTCTATTATTACATGAACGTTTCAACCATTTTGGTGGAGCTGAAGAAAAAGGGGTAACTATTATTCCATGTGAATTAATCAATCATAACTCCGAAACTTTAAAAGAAACCCTCTTAAAGTATGCTTCACTTTGGAATTTAAGTAACGAATTTATACAATGGTTGAATACAAGTTGTTCATTCCACAGTACTTTAGTAGATAGGATTGTGCCAGGTTATCCAAAAGACGACATTGATGCATATAAAGCACAATTGGATTATGAAGACAATCTCATTGTTGCGGCAGAAGTTTTTTTTCTTTGGGTGATTGAGGGTGGTGAAGATCTTAAGAAAAAGTTACCATTTCATAAAACAAATTTAGACGTTAAGATTGTTGACGATATGCAGCCGTATCGCACTAGAAAAGTTAGAATTTTAAATGGTGCTCATACCTCTATGGTGCCGTTTTCATTACTTTATGGAAATGAAACCGTTAAAGAGACGGTAGATAATGCCTTTACTGGAGCTTTTGTCAATAAGGCTATTTTTGAAGAAATAAACGATGTGCTTCCAATGGATAAAAATGAACTGGACAGTTTTGCTGAAGCCATTTTAGACCGTTTTAGAAACCCATTTATCAAACATAAACTGGCAGATATTGCATTAAATTCTATTTCAAAATTTAAAGTTAGGGTACTACCAAGTTTATTGGAATTTGAATCTAAAAACAGGAAGTTACCAACTAACTTAACCTTTGCTTTTGCTTGTTTAATACGGTTTTATAAAGGCACTTGGCAAGGAAAGGATTTACCAATTAACGATGGGGAAGATATAGTTGATAATTTTAAGAGTATTTGGAAACACAAGGATTACAATGTTATAGCGAATCGTGTTTTGGCAAACCAAGACTATTGGGGAGAAGACTTAACAAAGGTTAAAAATTTATCAACAGCTATTGCATTTGCTTTAGCAGAAATGGATTCAAATGGAATTGAATTTGGTTATGAAAACTTTAGCAAAAAGTACTAA
- a CDS encoding UxaA family hydrolase, whose protein sequence is MQKKLITVHPSDNVAVALVTLKAGEVISFQNEDIPIVSDVKAKHKIALNRFEIGDKIMMYGVLVGKASKTIEKGDVLTTENVKHQSAKVSKKTDTIGWSLPNVDKWKDKTFMGYHREDGQVGTANVWLFFPLVFCENKNIEKLRDIFERELLTKESNTHQMLLRSLVSGNENSDAEQPETDRVFENIDVKFITHPGGCGGIRQDSESLARLLAGYVKNPNVAGATVLSLGCQNLQIDIFNKALNAISPDNKKPVLMYEQQQMGTVDEMLTAIIKNSYAAIKEANEIKRKPAPLSKLKVGLECGGSDGFSGISANPTLGYTSDMLVALGGTAILAEFPELCGVEQELVNRCTTETSAKRFLELMQAFEKSVVDAGSGFDMNPSPGNIKDGLITDAMKSAGAAKKGGTSPVVDVLDYGEYVTKPGLNLLCTPGNDVESTTAMVGSGANIVLFTTGLGTPTGNPITPVIKVSSNSELAAKMSDIIDVDTGDVIKGEKTIEEMAETMLGYIIDVASGTIKSKASLLNQDDFIPWKRGVSL, encoded by the coding sequence ATGCAAAAGAAATTAATAACAGTACATCCATCGGATAATGTCGCAGTTGCCTTAGTTACCTTAAAGGCAGGTGAGGTTATCTCGTTCCAAAATGAGGATATCCCGATCGTTTCAGATGTTAAAGCAAAGCACAAAATTGCTTTAAATAGATTTGAAATAGGTGACAAAATAATGATGTATGGGGTTTTGGTTGGAAAAGCAAGTAAAACCATAGAAAAAGGTGATGTGTTAACTACAGAAAACGTAAAACACCAAAGTGCTAAGGTTAGCAAGAAAACAGATACCATTGGTTGGTCTTTACCAAATGTTGATAAGTGGAAAGATAAAACATTTATGGGTTATCACAGAGAAGACGGCCAAGTCGGTACGGCAAATGTATGGTTGTTTTTTCCGTTGGTATTTTGCGAGAATAAAAATATAGAAAAACTTAGAGATATATTTGAACGGGAGTTGCTTACAAAAGAGTCTAATACGCATCAGATGTTACTAAGGTCTTTGGTTAGTGGTAATGAAAATTCTGATGCTGAACAACCAGAAACCGATAGGGTTTTTGAAAATATAGATGTAAAATTCATTACCCATCCAGGAGGATGTGGTGGTATTCGTCAAGATTCAGAAAGTTTGGCAAGATTATTAGCTGGTTATGTAAAAAACCCTAATGTAGCAGGTGCTACGGTTTTGAGTTTGGGTTGTCAAAATTTACAAATCGATATTTTCAATAAGGCACTAAATGCTATAAGTCCAGATAATAAAAAACCAGTGTTAATGTACGAGCAACAGCAAATGGGAACGGTGGATGAAATGCTAACAGCGATTATCAAAAATTCTTACGCTGCAATCAAAGAAGCTAATGAAATTAAACGAAAACCGGCACCTTTATCTAAACTGAAAGTAGGTTTAGAGTGTGGAGGGTCTGATGGTTTTTCTGGTATTTCGGCAAACCCAACTTTAGGTTATACATCTGATATGTTAGTGGCCTTAGGCGGAACCGCTATTTTGGCAGAATTCCCTGAACTTTGTGGTGTAGAGCAAGAGTTAGTCAATCGTTGTACAACTGAAACATCGGCTAAAAGATTTTTAGAATTAATGCAAGCTTTTGAAAAATCAGTCGTAGATGCCGGTTCGGGTTTTGATATGAATCCTTCGCCAGGAAATATAAAAGACGGATTAATTACGGATGCCATGAAATCTGCAGGAGCAGCGAAAAAAGGCGGGACTTCACCAGTTGTAGATGTATTAGATTATGGTGAATACGTCACAAAACCAGGCTTAAATCTATTATGTACACCAGGAAATGATGTAGAAAGTACAACAGCTATGGTGGGATCTGGAGCAAATATTGTTTTATTTACTACTGGATTAGGTACACCAACAGGAAATCCAATTACACCAGTGATAAAAGTGTCTTCAAACTCAGAGCTAGCGGCAAAAATGAGTGACATCATTGATGTAGATACGGGAGATGTTATAAAAGGGGAGAAAACCATTGAAGAAATGGCAGAAACCATGCTCGGCTATATAATAGATGTTGCTAGCGGAACTATAAAATCAAAAGCAAGTCTTCTGAATCAAGATGATTTTATTCCTTGGAAACGTGGCGTTTCATTATGA
- a CDS encoding LacI family DNA-binding transcriptional regulator — translation MKKKTTIYDIAKKVNLTAATVSRALNNNPKISENTRKLVQEMALEMNYEQNTLAKALKSGKSFNVGVIVPRMDSNFFASVIRGIEEELYPKGYHVIVCQTHDQEKLETGNIMSLINAQVDGILMSISNSKTKNKIFNSLSQKRVPLIFFDRKKDISGVSSVTIDDFNGAYQATKHLIEQGCRRIAHLSNDRSLEIFKNRYLGYKQAIIDHGLEFDESLVIETISKVDEGRKVAKQLLNMDTPPDAIFSSSDFSALGAIQEIKAQGLRIPKDISVVGFSNEPFTRFMELSISSVDQSPIEMGRIAAKVFLDEVDVNLKTRKQQQIVLHPELMVRKSSLKNE, via the coding sequence ATGAAGAAAAAGACCACTATTTACGATATAGCAAAGAAAGTTAATTTAACAGCAGCAACTGTATCTAGAGCACTAAACAACAACCCAAAGATTAGTGAAAACACCCGAAAACTAGTTCAAGAGATGGCTCTAGAGATGAACTATGAGCAAAATACGCTTGCTAAGGCACTGAAGAGTGGAAAAAGTTTCAATGTTGGTGTCATTGTCCCACGTATGGACAGTAACTTTTTCGCCTCTGTTATTAGAGGTATTGAAGAAGAATTGTATCCAAAAGGTTACCATGTAATTGTTTGCCAGACCCATGACCAAGAAAAATTGGAAACCGGGAATATTATGTCCTTAATCAATGCACAAGTTGATGGAATCTTAATGTCTATTTCCAATTCAAAAACAAAGAATAAAATCTTTAATAGTTTATCGCAGAAACGAGTTCCTCTCATATTTTTTGATAGAAAAAAAGATATTTCAGGAGTTAGTTCTGTAACTATTGATGATTTTAATGGTGCTTATCAAGCTACTAAACATTTGATAGAACAAGGCTGTAGACGTATTGCGCATTTATCGAATGATCGCTCATTGGAAATTTTCAAGAATCGTTATTTGGGCTATAAACAAGCGATTATAGACCACGGTTTAGAATTTGATGAAAGTCTAGTAATAGAGACAATTAGTAAGGTTGATGAAGGTAGAAAGGTCGCGAAACAATTGCTCAATATGGACACACCACCAGATGCTATTTTTTCATCAAGTGATTTTTCTGCGCTTGGTGCGATACAAGAAATAAAGGCCCAAGGATTAAGAATACCTAAAGATATTTCTGTTGTTGGTTTTAGTAATGAGCCGTTCACGCGCTTTATGGAACTTTCAATTAGTTCGGTAGATCAATCGCCTATAGAAATGGGTAGAATTGCGGCTAAAGTATTTTTGGATGAAGTAGATGTCAATCTAAAAACAAGAAAGCAACAACAAATAGTCTTACATCCTGAGCTGATGGTCCGTAAGTCTTCACTTAAGAATGAATAG